One segment of Primulina tabacum isolate GXHZ01 chromosome 14, ASM2559414v2, whole genome shotgun sequence DNA contains the following:
- the LOC142524186 gene encoding uncharacterized protein LOC142524186 isoform X5 — MSLIILYSKKERQVQKAIAFARKAHHGQMRKTGDPYLSHCIHTGKILAGLIPSNGNRAIDTVVAGILHDVADDTCESLDSIKRAFDADVAKLVGGVSRLSYVNQLLRRHRRMNESQATISHEEANNLRVMLLGMIDDPRVVLIKLADRLHNMRTIYALPPTKAQAVAQETLAIWCSLASRLGLWALKAELEDLCFAVLQPKIFRQLRADLASMWSSNKAGNQRKISAKSSTLIQFPECGEPGDWEEENASMKVLLQAVLPFDLMLDRKKRVHFLKIQATYKDTHKKPKVVRDAGAALASLVLCEEALERELFISTSYVPGMEVTLSGRLKSLYSIYSKMKRKDVGIDKVYDARALRVIVGDKNGTLHGQAVQCCYNLLNIIHKFWTPIDGEFDDYVVNPKPSGYQSLHTAVQGPDNSPLEVQIRTQRMHEYAEHGLAAHWLYKETEILLPAKSIVTEPKVGASSNFSKEMEDQGSLEDVSVLKYSALKVGHPVLRVEAGQLLAAIILRVDNHGRDLLVAVSFGQAASEAVAERRSSYQIKRWETYANLYKKVSDEWWFEPGHGDWCTCLEKYTLCRDGIYHKKDQFQRLLPTFIQVIELTEWEEAEYWGVVSDVFEGKSIDSTDANSIIEERPSFTSKSSLLDTGINNKVQLLRTMLQWEEQLRSQAGLQQLTFRNSVSLGEVAIVCWPHGEIMRLSTGSTAADAARRIGLDGKLVSVNGHLVLPSTKLKDGDVVEVRM, encoded by the exons ATGTCACTGATTATCCTATATTCAAAGAAGGAAAG GCAGGTGCAGAAGGCAATAGCATTTGCAAGGAAAGCTCATCATGGCCAGATGAGGAAGACAGGGGACCCCTACTTATCCCACTGTATTCACACAGGAAAAATTTTAGCTGGTTTAATTCCATCGAATGGCAACAGA GCAATCGATACAGTTGTTGCTGGAATCCTACATGATGTGGCTGATGACACTTGTGAAAGTTTGGACAGCATAAAGCGGGCGTTCGATGCAGATGTTGCGAAACTGGTGGGTGGAGTTTCCAGACTAAGTTATGTCAATCAG TTATTACGTAGGCACCGCAGGATGAATGAGAGTCAAGCCACCATTAGCCATGAAGAG GCAAATAATTTACGAGTGATGCTGCTGGGAATGATTGATGATCCACGAGTAGTTCTCATAAAGCTTGCTGATCGTCTTCATAACATGAGAACAAT ATACGCTCTTCCTCCAACAAAAGCTCAAGCTGTTGCACAGGAGACATTAGCTATTTGGTGCTCACTTGCTTCCAGATTAGGCTTGTGGGCTCTAAAAGCTGAACTAGAAGACCTTTGCTTCGCTGTCCTCCAG CCCAAAATATTTCGCCAACTACGAGCTGACTTGGCTTCAATGTGGAGTTCCAACAAGGCCGGAAATCAAAGAAAAATATCTGCAAAGTCCAGCACTTTAATTCAATTCCCTGAATGTGGAGAACCTGGAGACTGGGAAGAGGAAAATGCAAGCATGAAG GTTCTTTTGCAAGCTGTTCTACCTTTTGATCTCATGCTGGATAGGAAGAAACGTgttcattttttgaaaattcaagCAACCTACAAGGATACACATAAAAAACCTAAGGTTGTGAGGGATGCCGGCGCTGCTTTGGCATCTCTGGTTCTTTGTGAGGAAGCACTGGAGCGGGAATTATTTATCTCAACATC ATATGTTCCAGGAATGGAAGTAACTTTATCCGGACGCCTTAAAAGCTTGTATAGCATCTACAGTAAG ATGAAGAGAAAAGATGTGGGCATTGACAAAGTATATGATGCCCGAGCTTTGAGGGTCATTGTTGGGGACAAGAATGGGACTTTACATGGACAGGCAGTTCAATGTTGTTACAATCTCCTTAACATAATCCACAA GTTTTGGACCCCAATTGATGGTGAATTTGATGATTATGTTGTCAACCCAAAACCAAGTGGCTACCAG TCACTGCACACTGCAGTACAAGGTCCAGACAACTCTCCTTTGGAAGTTCAAATACGAACACAG AGGATGCATGAATATGCTGAACATGGTCTTGCTGCACATTGGCTTTATAAGGAGACTGAGATTTTATTGCCCGCCAAGAGCATTGTAACTGAGCCTAAAGTAGGTGCCTCGTCAAATTTCTCGAAGGAAATGGAAGATCAGGGTTCCCTTGAGGATGTTTCTGTCTTAAAATACAGTGCACTTAAAGTGGGACATCCGGTTCTCAGAGTGGAAGCAGGCCAATTACTTGCTGCTATTATTCTTAG AGTTGATAACCACGGAAGAGATTTGCTTGTTGCTGTAAGCTTTGGACAAGCAGCTTCAGAAGCTGTGGCCGAAAGAAGATCTTCTTACCAAATAAAAAGATGGGAAACTTACGCAAATCTGTACAAAAAG GTGTCCGATGAATGGTGGTTTGAACCCGGTCATGGGGATTGGTGCACCTGCTTGGAAAAATACACTCTTTGCAGAGATGGGATATACCACAAG AAAGATCAATTTCAGCGGCTGCTGCCAACCTTTATCCAAGTCATCGAATTGACAGAGTGGGAAGAAGCGGAATATTGGGGTGTCGTTTCAGATGTTTTTGAGGGGAAATCCATTGATTCCACTGATGCTAACTCAATCATTGAGGAGAGGCCTAGCTTTACCTCTAAATCGTCGTTGCTGGACACTGGCATCAACAACAAG GTACAACTCTTGAGGACAATGCTTCAGTGGGAGGAACAACTGCGCTCACAAGCTGGGTTACAGCAACTTACCTTTAGGAACTCGGTATCTCTTGGTGAAGTAGCAATTGTATGTTGGCCACATGGTGAGATAATGAGATTGAGTACTGGCAGCACAGCTGCTGATGCTGCTAGAAGAATTGGGTTAGATGGGAAGCTGGTTTCAGTAAATGGGCACTTAGTATTACCCAGTACAAAGTTAAAAGATGGTGATGTAGTTGAAGTCAGAATGTAA